From Watersipora subatra chromosome 8, tzWatSuba1.1, whole genome shotgun sequence, a single genomic window includes:
- the LOC137401985 gene encoding uncharacterized protein, which yields MSANHVHPNPGFSDYERNIRRSARVPELLSSKEYSSGRDLPCPMAELSQIKEWSKRAWSANDRSETTYQFQYCPKELDERTPSAPTEKGRLNKPHPKEMFLTNRLHYVPGYHNADTAIGKSPYLPDSLCDKDEQSYRVGLKSKYDGGISDAAVRQYADKDESDFTKWNRTLPPNDSWMAASSPYGERSRIQRALDARPNMDKVPNMMIPQKSKGTLGSNHQTDKSNVQGNPNKPLYRFPRPRGDFLIHPVWPPSIWHHRIPGFRADPPANGVLSVYDRHQQKRLAGVY from the exons ATGAGTGCTAATCACGTTCATCCAAATCCAGGATTTTCTGATTATGAAAGAAATATTCGACGTTCGGCTCGAGTTCCCGAGCTTCTAAGTTCCAAAGAGTATAGCAGTGGGAGAGATCTTCCGTGCCCGATGGCCGAGTTATCCCAGATTAAAGAATGGTCTAAACGTGCTTGGTCAGCAAATGATCGAAGTGAAACAACTTATCAGTTTCAATATTGCCCTAAAGAGTTAGATGAACGTACACCGTCAGCTCCTACTGAGAAAGGAAGATTAAACAAACCTCATCCAAAAGA AATGTTTCTGACAAATCGTCTTCACTACGTGCCAGGCTACCACAATGCTGATACAGCTATTGGGAAATCTCCATATCTG ccCGACTCTTTGTGCGACAAAGATGAACAAAGCTACAGAGTTGGTCTCAAGTCAAAGTATGACGGAGGCATCAGTGACGCCGCTGTGAGACAGTACGCTGACAAAGATGAGTCAGACTTTACTAAGTGGAACAGAACTCTTCCACCAAATGACAGTTGGATGGCTGCCAGCTCACCCTACGGAG AACGCTCTAGAATTCAGAGAGCTCTTGATGCACGCCCCAACATGGATAAAGTGCCAAACATGATGATCCCTCAAAAGAGCAAGGGAACTCTGGGTAGTAACCATCAGACTGATAAGTCCAATGTGCAAGGAAATCCTAACAAACCTTTATATAG GTTTCCAAGGCCTCGAGGAGACTTTTTGATTCATCCAGTATGGCCGCCGAGCATTTGGCATCACCGAATACCTGGCTTTAGAGCAGACCCTCCTGCGAATGGTGTGCTCAGTGTGTACGACCGGCATCAACAGAAACGACTCGCTGGAGTCTATTAA